Within Cydia fagiglandana chromosome 1, ilCydFagi1.1, whole genome shotgun sequence, the genomic segment ctaaaaaataaaaaaaataaaaataaaaaaaaacatacaaccgaattgataacctcctcctttgggatttggaagtcggttaaaaatagtaCGATTCGCTCTGtctttgattgaaatgagacagtcacattctcaaacgatatgtaaatagctaaataatgtatatagatAGACTACCTTCATTAATAAATAACTCGTCTTTCTTTACGTGTCTGACCGATGGCCCAGTTAAATTAAGGGTTTtacctcggaatgagagataataagctggaaactcgtatacaccttagttatgacattttaaaggttctcttaaaagtcgacgcatatatcGTGTGCGCGTCGGAAGTTATTCCAGGTCAAAGGTCATAAAAACTGGTTATTCGCGGATATCAAGTTTCCTATAGCTCCAATTTTATTGacatgtaggtaagaattgtagGGCATACAATTTGCGACGAGTTAGGTATAAAACGTTTTTTCATGCCATTAGCCATTTTCAAGATATACGGCATAGAAGGCGCAGCGGCACGGGAAACGCACTATAACGCAAGGCGAGCTGGTAATCTGTGTGAATAATACGTTCTATAAAGTTTATTAATCGTTAAAATGACACTTATGGATCACAtatagattttaaaacaaaagtggCCCCTCCTGTGGACAATAGCTAACagcttgtgtgtatgtatgtaatgattTTATGACAGTTTACTACAGAAAAGGTACCCCTTTATTGAGGTTTAATCAGGAAATTAAGCTTTATAGCCTTTAACTTAAGGTATTTCTACAGGAAAGAGGTAGATTTTAAGTACTAATaatacatgaaaatgttttcacATGCTTTTATTTAACTCCCGAAATCTCTATCTGTAGTTAAAATAGCGAGATGAAGTAGTTTTAAGTTAATTCTTATTCATTTTCTTTGTTACAAAGTacattgttttagttccaaaaatagatTCCCCATCCATAATTTATCCggaaatgatatatcacatgtcCTAATATGTATAGCTTTAGAGAAATGATGCTTCAATTGAAGCGCGGCAGCATCGAACttaacccccctccccccactaaatgtGCCGTGGTTCTCGATGTCTCCCGGTCAACACAAATCTACTCAGACCAGCTaaaaatcaactgtgccaagtttcagcgcatagtcacaaaatGTAAGGTCTCATTCACTATCAAACCAACTTATAGTACTTATGTCTGATCACTGCGCTTTCTGTGCCCTATATCTTGAAAACGGTTAATCTCATGAAAAAATGTTCGAAGCTTAACGTGTCACAAATTTTATGCTCTACAATTCTTCCCTACATGTTAACAGCGGTGGAGTTATAGAAATCTTGATATTCGCAAAAAACCGATTTTCATGAACTTTGACCTTGATTAACTTGTGACGCGCACATgatatatgcgtcgacttttaagagaacctttaaaatgtcataacgaaggtgtatacgagtttccagcttattatctctcattccgaggttgaCCCCCTTTTTAGGCTTAAGATGACTGGCCCAGATGACGACTACACGTGATACAAGTGGCAAGTAAACTTTGGTAGATTGTAGTGTAGGTAGTTAGGtcttaaattatgatatatTTGTGTATAAGGCATTTACTTGAAATTTATCATTCAAGGAGTAACTTATAGTAaccttttttaaaaataacaattatacTGTACAGCGTGCACAGTATTCTTGTGATACACAAtcaacaataattatttaagcttTCTCGTGTTACGTAGCATTCAATAGGGTATTACATAGGTgctataagtatttaaataaattattttacaccatgcataaaATACACAGATTAGAGTTAttgttaaacacaagttctattttataaattggatagaaatataacaatacactctttttgtttgggcagtcgtgtaaaaagtaggtgagttgaccgtgacgtcacgatctaatgtttcatataaattccatgttagcaaatcgttttgacagttctaaaaaggtaactgatttgtagtagtagtagtagtagtagtagtagtagtagtagtagtagtaggaaaataccctattataactgtacagcaatataatatgacaacctagagcatttaaattaatgacaatatttaattttattattgttgatgGATATCAATCTTTTATTGCGATTGTCAATCTAGCTATTTAGCGAATGCGACTCATGTAACAGGTTACAGCATTTAACTCTGGTTGCATTGTTGTGCAATTGTGCATATTGGTTTTCAGCTAAGGATTCCAGCGTTGATTTCGAGTCGTGGGATATATGCATCAACCACGGTGCAGCCcttgttagttgcggcgacgGTCCCCTGAAGTTTAGAGCTGAGATAACCAGTAAGCAAATCGTACTGGAtttgttacgagtaggtatatcgGGCTCGTTGAGATGCTATATATTTGACTGCAGGACAAAGATGCTGTTTGAAGCTATTTGGAACACATAACTTcgttatatgtatgtaatttcGGTGGTTGGGTAATGTAAAACCGGTTAAAGGGTTATATCTCTTTCCATATATTGTTTACTCGTCATACAGCACTGTTGGTGTACTTAACAGGATTTTAGGCTGCATTAACACCAGTTAAATTGCTTCAACGTAACTAAAATCTCCTTTGTATTTCACATACGTAAAGTCACatcatcactattaaagtggaggCAACATAAAGGTCTGAATGCAGACTATGACAAGTACATTACATTGGCATCAACACTGTTACAGTGGAGCACGGTTATATATCTTTGACTCATTTTATAACGATCAAAGCGTCTGCAGAACAAACATACCGAAGAGCGTAAAGACCGAAGAACGAAGTGACTGAAGAACGAAGTGatcgaagagcgaagcgactgaagagcgtatcatcagaagagcgaagcgaccgaagagcgtagtatccgaagagcgaagcgaccgaagagcgtagcatccgaagagcggagagaccgaagagcgtagcatccgaagagcgaagcggCCGAAGAGCAAAGCGACCGATAAACCAAATGACCGAAGCAATTGAAGAGCGAGTCAGccattatttatttctgaaaataaatgatttcattcattcattcattcattcattcattcattcattattatgtagtttttgatattatgCAATTATCGTCATAAATCTTCAACACAGTAAATGTGGAGTAAGGATAACCTCGTTACTATTAATGAGGAGCAAATTCAACCTCGACGCTGTGAAAgcggagctctcgacacaaTTACTGTGGAGTAAAAATAGCctcatcactattaaagtggggcaaacttaccctcaacgctgttaaagcggagttctcgacacaattaatgtggagtcaagatagcctcgtcactattaaagtggggcaaatttagcctcaacgctgttaaagcggagccCTCGACACAATTGATGTGGAGTAACGATggcctcttcactattaaagtggggcaaatttaccctcaacgctgttaaagcggagttctcgacacaattaatgtggagttaagatagcctcttcactattaaagtggggcaaatataacctcaacgctgtgaaggcggagctctcgacacaaTGAATGTGGAACATTTTGCCTCGACTTCTCgtttgtaactaaatatttatcctatatgaattttaatttatatgtgtTATTTAATGTGCAATATCATAAACTCTCCTTTTGTCATTGACTTTTATTTGGTAACACGGTTTATAccgagtacttacctacctgtttGATGATCATCTCGTTGCATAGTATACCTAAGTTTCTAAGTACTCACTCTACGTAAACTACCAAATTCTGAATCCCAGTTGTCATTAGGAGGTTTACTTATATTTCCGATACGATTTACGCATGAGTTTACGATCCTCGACGCTATTGTACTAGCGGAGTATTATTATTTGACGTAGTCtataatattacacaaatcaaGTCCCAATACTTTGACCatgatttatttcattctaaaaTTACATTGAGTTGATAATATGCGAGTGCATAAAAAGAAATTGATGTTAGCACATTCATGAGGTTTACTTACTCGTACAAAGATATACTGTTCACACTTGGTACGCCTCCGTTATACAGTACTGTTGTAGAAAGTAACTGGCTATGTGATTTAAGCATATAGCATTGGTACTTAATAGTGTCAATCAGTAATGTCTATTTATCACAAAGCAGGAGATCTGATGAGCAAAAGGAGGCGACCACACCGACTGGACCCAAGACTCGACGATACTGCGATGTGCgattaaaaccagtacctaatcCGTTTTAATCCTTACGATACATTCACTATGTCGGTATCGGAGCACGCATAGCGCGTGCTCGTCGTATACATCGGTCACTGGCAACAGTCGGTCAAACTATTCTTCAAGTATCTTGTAGATCGTGTATTTAATGaatttttttatgtacctacatataaaatataggtatctgtatacctacaggtatGAGGATACCTCCTCATAAGTTGCTAATTAAACTTATTGGTTAAGTAAAGAATAAGTCTATATGCACAAAGACACATTTGCTACCGTGCATAGGCACTTAAATATTACCAATCGGCAAGGATTAATATTGTTACCTATCTTTTTTATTACACAGTAGGGTAGATCTATAATTTTTATTCAATTCGGATATAGTTtgtatacctagtacctactagtatacagtatataaaatctgtaggcgaaagcatgtcaatataatataataatatggtgtTCGCATTCGTAAACAATTTATTGAGCGAACATTGCATAGTATGaatgtaacatattttattcaaaacatgaaatgtTAGTAATATGGTACATATTACTATAATCTTTGAATTTTTTATTAGTCATATAACTGGGTTAAAGATCATTTTgtgatttatctatttatagctccgtacttatttcatccgtaattattttattctaaaaaggAGGTAGTTGTAACAAGTGATTTCGTACGGAAGCAAAGATTACTTACTTAGTTGATTTATTACGTAATGACTTTATAACGCTAAATGAAAATACGATTTCAAATTAAAGATTACTAGCCATGTAAAGTATTGCAAACGAGACTAGACTTGCCGTGCCGAAAAACCATTCACTTGTTGCTCGGCCACGGCGGCCGGCGGTACAAGTAATGTTTTGATTCTATAATTATTCAGCGCTTAatagacatattaaaattactcaccctaacttcatcaatcgacacacacacagacatttTTAGAGGAACACTATTTTGGCGAAATCTTTCGgggaagcaacattgggcgaaccgttcttctggccttctgtagactcttcctcttcggtcacatccattcaagcatattctgcacacgtccgagaagagaactggggtccattgctcaatggtccagtccatatgattttctgcaaactctcttcgggttgtacggtgtcgcgccagcaatctgggccccgttgcaggcctcctgggtgtcaagttcgctttcttaagtcttcttcttattgtccactcactggcagccactccttgtatctcacgcagacgctgctggatggcaacgcttgtcaggtgtcgatctcggagagatgttgtgacaatgaagcggtcgtccctctctgatgtacactttttgcggccgcttcttggtcttgaagtaaaggatccagtccgttggaacctctggtaaactctgcaaactgtagattgacttaaattcagcgtggcagctactgaacgttggctacgcctagggtttgcacgacggatccgaaatgtatggaaagatccgcggatccggatccagatccggataatttcatacatttcggatccggattgcaaaccctagctacgcccctcttgcaggagctgagctggacgacttggcggacttcagcttcagaggtttccatttttcacaggtcttctttacgggaaaatatgcggatatgtgtaccggtcaacttctgataggtgactgataacaacccctcccctaccccccgttttataggggtcaagggcaactcgtgcgcgtgataacacgaaaccactcacaaatcgggaaaatgccgataatttgaaaaatactgggccgttttccatgttttttaacttttcgtaaagctaaaacttcaagggacatgatcccattaaaataattgatcaaaattaatcggtttacaaaattattgggtgcagttgaaaaaaaattgtatttctgtgtttacctgtgacttcgtaacgccgaaacggatgaaccgattttgatgtagtttcttttgtttgatagctggcttcactacggtgattttttaggtatattttattaaaatcggtctagccgttttgaagatattctgcatttcgtcatactagtatggttattttgttattttaaggttatacaagtacttatagcttgaatactgtccaacttataataaaacacataagaccatttttgttctaaatttaatgaggattaattctgtccttgacacttttttgatatctattatagttttcgtgagaatgccaaaaaactaccaacggggacacatttcaaggtgggggggggggggtcgagcgtcaggtggaggaggggggagagtggtgcattttaaacagtacacctagacgtatcacgtcacacaggtttgaaaactatattaatttgtttgtctgaaaacatataatgactgtattaaGGGGATCGTTCAGTAttttaaatagtacattactacagaggccgggacaaaaggggttgccggccgaagacttATAGACGCGGATAGGTCTGAGGCGGGCAACCCcttttcccgccgaggtatgtatagtgcttttctcaaacatgcaatgaaataaataaaataaaaaatccacgaaacccaagttttatttatagaaaaaactgaaagtaaactacacccaaaatataactaacacgtacctatattttcatcacgcgtatgttttacacgagtcgtgtatttttactacccgtatattttcatgtatctttgattttttcgccttgtatcaaTCTGATTGtagttttcgtcacataagtttacatagtctttcatgttgatatcatgtttcacatacatcgttgctttatgcatgaaGTAAATACGATTttgattttgtagttactttcatttatgccacaaaactgtttctaataaactgtaagccatttttcttagtttgtcaaataataaaattgccataagcaaccattaTACGTACTTGGCGGCAgctagttatttaaaataaattctgcttacgctgacAATTgcaactcctacgattacaattaatattcatttaattatttcgtcggaactcatattaaagtaaaaaaatcaacaacacatcataaatccaataaaacagaaatacagagtgaaaatttttcaactttgcctccataacaataaaaaaaataactatgcCTATGCATGTttgactagacctttttaccgctaacgtttagatgaaatattttaaatgtttttatttgtgtacttaaatttataatttaaaattatagaatttggttaatgatgtattattcattatgttcatgttgattttatacaaataaaactgcaaattatagaaaacattgttttttgttttttttttatttatatgcgtagtggcagagtgtcattacgaaccataaagcaaatactgcctctagttttttttaatggcttaATGCCATATTCTgcgtcacaaatatctgtgaaatggaaattaaaaaagaggactttgccggcctaggcctacaagatttgtatgaaattccattaacgacctcttgtcctagccgcacctgaaacgtcatacttgcaccctattataaggaacattaCACCAAtctttcattgcatgtttgagaaaagaatTTTACTAAAACAAGACAAGCAAgattaaaacaatttatttaaaaaattacgaGTCTTTTATTACTTCAAAGTATAAGAAAATCAATGGTTAACCTTAAATAAGAGATACCTATTTAATACTAGCGGGAATGACATCAATCACTACAATAAGAATATAAAGGATAATAAAATGGTCACTATTTGAATAATAAATTATCTGCAAAAATACACACCATCTGGCTCTCTTTTTGGTTTCATATCTGCAAAGAAGGCCTTTATATCTTCTTCCTTGACAACTTCCTTTCTATCTTTAAAGCTTTTGAGGAAATCGAGTAACTTGTCTCTCAGCTTGTTGTACTCTGTCAAAGCATTAATCTGTTGAATTCTTCCTAGAGATGATAATGCTTCGAGGCCTTTCTCATATTGAGTAGATGCAGCACCATCAGTTTTTTCCTTGCCTAGTAATTCATAAGCTGTAACTGTATCTTCAGGGTCTATTAGGAACAAAACAGACAAGTCCTTGTACATGGTAATGCATTCATTACAAGTGCACAATTTTTGTCGGAAAAGGCTTGGCCAAAATGTAGCACCtttaaatattttcctttcACCTTGTGGTCTAATGCAATCACTTTCTCTTAATTTTGGTTTCTTGGCAGAAACATCAAGAGAAGATTCCTCTGTAGATAATTTTCGCTTGTTTTCCTTTGTTTCTTCATCTCCTAAAAGGTTATTGGTTACTTGTAAAGTTTCACCATTTGTATTATCAGCACTCACTTGACTGGAGTCAGCAAGATCTTGCTTTTGTTCAGTTTTAACTTCTGTTGCTTGATCGCCATTGACATCGCCTGCATTAGACCCCTGAGAAGTATTAGCAGGGTCTTGTTGTTGTTCAGTGACATCAGTAGTACCATCACCTTTATTATTAGTAGTATCTGTGTTTTCTTGGTCTTCAGAACTAACAGCACAGTTTGCATTGTCCCCTAACTTATTATCAGAAATTTCATCAGAAGATGGCTTCTTGTCTTGATTGTCTTTAGTTTGGCTTTCTTCAATGGGGTTTGCAGTATCATTAGCTGGGTCATTCTCCAAAGGATTTTCATCAGATGTTTTAACAGGCTCAGTTTGAACTTCATCAGTTTTCTTAGTAGTTGGACTTTCATCATCAGATTTCTCAGTGACTGGCAGATTTGGATCCATTTGATCTTTTGAGTTATTTTCGTCAATAGTATCATGACTAGTATCTTTAACTTCAGGGAGATTATCAACTTTTGTCAATATGCCAGAATCATTAGCACTTTCAACTTTATCTGTTTTAACAGGAACTTCATTCACTTCATTTGTATCTCCATTGCAGCATTTGGCCTCATCAGACTCAGTGATACTCACAACATCAACTTCACCATTAACAGCATATTTACTATAATCATGGAGAAATTCATTATTATCCATGCAAGCTTTGCAAATCATTTCAGCATATAGCTCAGGGGAAGGTACAGTAGCTTCTAAGTGTGAAGAATGAAGCCAGTCTTCACATACTATGCATTGAATCATCTCTTCTTCAACTCCATCTGGATCTGGGTAGGGTCGGTGGCAGGTGCAATAGAGACCACTAAAATTCTGGTTGTAAATATTTTCATCATTGAGAGAAGTTTTGTTTTCAGTATATTGACAGGGGTGGTTAAATTTGGGATTCCCACAGTCACAGCGGAAGTTGCGTTTGGTATAGAGCTCTACGAGGTCATGGTTCTCATGGCATGTCAAACTACAAGCAAGACACACACCAGCACGCTTGTCAGGgtcatttttggcatcattgcAGCAAGTCAGGCATGCATAGACAGCTTGGCGTTTTATATATCCCtaaaaagaacaaattaaattagttcTTGCTCCATATTCCAATTGACTTTGAGCAAATGATAGGTTAACATCAGTTATACATCTTATGCATACAATGAATTGTGCAATAAGATAgataacaaattaaaatacgaGACAATAATCACTAATTATGACTTTATTATAACAGTAAAACCTTAACTTTCCTAACTAATTGGGACCAAAACTGTTATAGTAATTTTTAGGTCAAAAACAAcacatttttacataaaaacagTACAGGACTAAATTTACGTAcatattaagacgaaacgggagctgagctaaaagtcaattttgagatttcaagctgaatatacccgtcgctctgacggggcgtaaccgcggcgtgagagactgtatttgtatgtgtaatgcacgcacacagacgcgtgcggtgcgcccgtactcgcgctggcgcgcacctcactgattgcaatttgcattgccactttttgttactgctactactaagtagggtaattcgccagtaactggccacttttaataactggccgccctaaactaaaaatgaatcctattcacctgtaaacagaattcattttagtataaggtttcaataacttgccactttatactaaaattaattctatttataggtgaatataattcatttttggtttggggtggccactgacgaattaccctattgtgattgaacttttttacttacccggcttacgtttacggaactcgatatcgaatagggtaattcgccagtaactggccgccctaaactaaaaatgaattctattcacctctatacagaattcattttagtaggtataaggtttcaataactggccaccttatactaaaatgaattctatttataggtgaatagaattctatttataggtgaatagaattcatttttggtttggcgtggccagttactaatagtggcctgttactggcgaattaccctatttatgtacttagtggttaatactagtatcaagtaagttttttttttcaataatgctcagaaacgaagtatagacatgacaaatataaatattaacgtctttgtaaggcaggattggacattctatagagtaagagtaagcgTATGAAACAACccattcagctaggactagggaatgctatctagatctcgcaatttcgagatctcgctagatctcgcacgtattttcgaaatttaacctagttgacaggaaatctcgatatatgcaatctcggtcgcgatctcgattaatatattcgagatctcgaacaagactgaaagtgaaatactttgttttaagtaatatatgtcCTTAGATtaatgttgttcaggcagtgctattatgtgtccggctttagctctattattgttacgcagcttctaagtaaaggtaaatagtggtttaacatcgatagcatttcatagaagtaaagtaaaaattaaaatagattttatgttaaatatttaatttgttgttgttattttcaaaatataacatgaggtaccttaaataagtaacttagtatgtcggcggcatatcgtcaaatcgtaatccttggcgtatcatgaaacgccaccatttcctgatctaatattaacccaggcatatcacgatcttccttatgaaagagacggcagatccatcagagcaatgcattctttgatattcctagcttcatagcgggcgcattgtaaaataattgatcgagaaatcatatacatattttcaatgattttgtaaatgactac encodes:
- the LOC134665203 gene encoding putative E3 ubiquitin-protein ligase UBR7, producing MSSNGTNGEDTEMAEYEGEKVVTMMDVLQEQEEFEEDANAVLGASDDKNCTYSKGYIKRQAVYACLTCCNDAKNDPDKRAGVCLACSLTCHENHDLVELYTKRNFRCDCGNPKFNHPCQYTENKTSLNDENIYNQNFSGLYCTCHRPYPDPDGVEEEMIQCIVCEDWLHSSHLEATVPSPELYAEMICKACMDNNEFLHDYSKYAVNGEVDVVSITESDEAKCCNGDTNEVNEVPVKTDKVESANDSGILTKVDNLPEVKDTSHDTIDENNSKDQMDPNLPVTEKSDDESPTTKKTDEVQTEPVKTSDENPLENDPANDTANPIEESQTKDNQDKKPSSDEISDNKLGDNANCAVSSEDQENTDTTNNKGDGTTDVTEQQQDPANTSQGSNAGDVNGDQATEVKTEQKQDLADSSQVSADNTNGETLQVTNNLLGDEETKENKRKLSTEESSLDVSAKKPKLRESDCIRPQGERKIFKGATFWPSLFRQKLCTCNECITMYKDLSVLFLIDPEDTVTAYELLGKEKTDGAASTQYEKGLEALSSLGRIQQINALTEYNKLRDKLLDFLKSFKDRKEVVKEEDIKAFFADMKPKREPDGVYFCR